A single Polyodon spathula isolate WHYD16114869_AA chromosome 6, ASM1765450v1, whole genome shotgun sequence DNA region contains:
- the LOC121317397 gene encoding actin-binding Rho-activating protein-like has protein sequence MSIPLSTLPQQVRKHRPCTVQEQQCPVVQNILHPAETLHVSRITAMSLLDHLNERHLLVKYTTKNEMKKEANDEESIRKEDQCNSVEGLKENWQKWANNHAEYQKHNPFSNNRTMTVQFHKGEEGYGRPREGSRTQQSGHRAQAHLEKEVDELCMIIKSIGEAGGDGQTRVAFGPLFERYVAISNKLVGVLLRARKHGRISFEGEMLWQRRDDDVIITLLE, from the exons ATGTCAATCCCGCTAAGCACACTGCCACAGCAGGTCAGAAAGCACCGTCCATGTACAGTGCAAGAGCAGCAGTGTCCAGTTGTGCAGAATATATTGCACCCAGCCGAAACACTACATGTGTCAAG aATAACAGCCATGTCGTTGTTGGATCATTTGAATGAACGTCATTTATTAGTGAAATATACCACCAAGAATGAAATGAAGAAGGAGGCAAATGATGAAGAAAGCATTAGAAAGGAGGATCAGTGCAACTCTGTGGAAGGGTTAAAAGAGAACTGGCAGAAATGGGCTAACAATCACGCAGAGTATCAGAAACACAATCCCTTCAGTAACAATAGGACCATGACTGTGCAATTCCATAAAGGAGAGGAAGGCTACGGAAGACCCAGAGAGGGATCAAGAACACAGCAAAGTGGGCACAGAGCACAAGCTCACCTTGAGAAGGAGGTGGACGAACTGTGTATGATCATTAAAAGCATTGGAGAAGCAGGAGGGGATGGGCAAACCAGGGTGGCATTTGGGCCTTTGTTTGAGAGATATGTGGCCATTTCTAATAAACTTGTAGGGGTACTCCTGAGGGCCAGAAAGCATGGGCGGATTTCCTTTGAGGGGGAGATGCTGTGGCAGAGAAGAGATGATGATGTGATTATTACATTGCTGGAATGA